The Novipirellula artificiosorum genome includes a window with the following:
- a CDS encoding beta-ketoacyl-ACP synthase III produces MPDSNPLQSQSPLVTSPAPRKKAELATRGRMGSISGVQVTGIGTYVPENIVTNEDLAALGCDSEWIVRRTGIRERRHAAKDQVTSDMCYFAAKRCLESAGRSAADVDLVIVATMTPDYPSPSTACYLQNRLGAIAPAMDISAACAGFMYGMLTAGQFVSSGNSQCALVVGADLMSRSVDPTDVKTFPLFGDGAGAVILSPTPQGESSEVISYQLCSEGSGADMLRIAAGGTRRPLTPEAYLAGEQYMSMDGRGVFKWAVRVIDESIEQVLADAGVAAEEIKLVVMHQANERIIDSAVAGLKLPSEKVLMNLDRYGNTSAASIPLVLDEAMQAGRIERGDLVLLCGFGAGLSWGTALVRW; encoded by the coding sequence ATGCCTGACTCGAATCCGCTGCAAAGCCAATCGCCTCTTGTCACCTCGCCGGCCCCCCGGAAAAAGGCTGAACTCGCCACCCGTGGGCGAATGGGAAGCATCTCAGGGGTCCAAGTCACCGGCATCGGGACCTATGTTCCTGAGAATATTGTCACCAACGAGGATTTGGCGGCGTTGGGTTGCGACAGTGAGTGGATCGTTCGCCGTACGGGAATCCGCGAGCGACGGCATGCCGCCAAAGATCAAGTCACCAGTGACATGTGCTATTTCGCTGCAAAACGTTGCCTCGAATCTGCGGGGCGTTCGGCCGCGGATGTCGACCTCGTCATTGTTGCCACGATGACGCCCGACTATCCCTCGCCCTCAACCGCGTGTTACTTACAAAATCGACTTGGCGCAATCGCGCCGGCCATGGACATTAGTGCCGCATGTGCTGGGTTCATGTATGGCATGTTGACCGCGGGTCAATTCGTATCGTCGGGGAACAGCCAATGTGCGTTGGTCGTCGGCGCCGACTTGATGAGCCGCTCGGTTGACCCGACCGACGTCAAAACCTTCCCGCTTTTTGGTGACGGTGCTGGCGCGGTGATCCTGTCACCCACGCCACAGGGCGAATCTTCCGAAGTGATTTCGTATCAGCTGTGCAGCGAAGGTTCGGGGGCCGACATGCTGCGGATCGCCGCAGGCGGGACACGACGACCGCTGACGCCCGAAGCCTATCTGGCCGGTGAGCAGTATATGTCGATGGACGGTCGCGGCGTTTTCAAGTGGGCGGTGCGAGTGATCGACGAGAGTATCGAACAAGTGCTGGCTGATGCGGGGGTTGCGGCGGAAGAGATCAAGTTGGTGGTCATGCACCAAGCGAACGAACGGATCATCGATTCGGCGGTTGCCGGATTGAAGCTGCCGTCGGAAAAGGTGTTGATGAATTTGGATCGTTACGGCAACACTTCGGCGGCAAGCATCCCCTTGGTGCTCGACGAAGCGATGCAGGCCGGCCGGATCGAACGCGGCGACCTGGTGCTGCTATGTGGTTTTGGCGCCGGATTGTCGTGGGGGACCGCGCTGGTGCGCTGGTAG
- the nadA gene encoding quinolinate synthase NadA, with product MNVSSNVTEKQLDSKAVHPLAPYKTLEAEALQSRIEAVRSSFGDSLLILGHHYQQDEVIEHTDLRGDSYKLSEMAAASQACETIVFCGVHFMAETADILANRAEKLAQRAGRRVTVTLPDMAAGCSMADMAAIKQVEAAWDDMSEVIDTERIIPVTYINSAASLKAFCGRHGGIVCTSSNARAVLEWAFERGDRVFFFPDQHLGRNTALAMGVDESQMPVWDPYALELGGNTEAALEKSRVILWKGHCSVHQMFRPEHVEGFRNKYPGIKILVHPECPREVNDLADVSGSTAKIIETVKQSPAGTQWAIGTELHLVNRLKAEFPEQAIHFLSPVVCMCATMYRIDLPHLCWTLENLRDGAVVNEIRVEEETAKWSLVALERMLAVK from the coding sequence TTGAACGTCTCTTCTAACGTCACTGAGAAACAACTTGACTCGAAAGCGGTCCATCCGCTTGCGCCTTACAAAACGCTCGAGGCTGAAGCATTGCAGTCCCGAATCGAAGCGGTGCGGTCCTCCTTTGGTGATTCCCTGTTGATCCTTGGTCACCATTATCAACAAGACGAAGTGATCGAGCACACCGACCTGCGTGGTGATAGCTACAAGTTGAGTGAGATGGCGGCGGCGAGCCAAGCGTGTGAGACGATCGTTTTTTGCGGCGTTCATTTTATGGCGGAAACCGCGGACATTTTAGCCAACCGAGCTGAGAAGTTGGCTCAGCGGGCGGGTCGCCGTGTCACGGTAACGCTGCCCGACATGGCTGCCGGTTGCTCGATGGCTGACATGGCTGCCATCAAGCAGGTCGAAGCGGCTTGGGACGACATGTCGGAAGTGATCGATACCGAGCGAATCATCCCTGTAACCTATATCAACAGTGCCGCCAGCTTGAAGGCTTTTTGTGGCCGACACGGCGGAATCGTCTGCACCAGCAGCAATGCCAGGGCGGTGTTGGAGTGGGCGTTCGAGCGAGGTGACCGCGTCTTCTTCTTCCCCGATCAGCATCTCGGTCGCAATACCGCCCTCGCGATGGGTGTCGACGAGTCACAGATGCCAGTTTGGGATCCCTACGCATTGGAACTTGGCGGCAACACCGAAGCCGCGCTCGAAAAGAGCCGAGTGATCTTGTGGAAAGGTCACTGCAGTGTGCATCAGATGTTTCGACCTGAGCATGTCGAAGGATTCCGCAACAAATATCCTGGGATCAAGATTCTCGTTCACCCGGAATGTCCACGGGAAGTGAACGATCTGGCGGACGTGTCCGGCAGTACAGCGAAGATCATCGAGACCGTGAAGCAGAGCCCAGCCGGAACCCAGTGGGCGATTGGAACCGAACTGCATTTGGTCAACCGATTGAAGGCCGAGTTTCCCGAGCAAGCGATCCACTTTTTAAGTCCGGTCGTGTGCATGTGTGCCACGATGTACCGGATCGATTTGCCCCATCTTTGCTGGACGTTGGAAAATCTCCGCGATGGAGCGGTGGTGAATGAAATTCGGGTGGAAGAAGAAACCGCGAAGTGGAGCCTGGTGGCACTCGAACGCATGTTGGCGGTGAAATAA
- a CDS encoding alpha-amylase family protein, with protein sequence MTPPHVDGSREQATRTQTARKKLESLSALIHRADHAGLDTLKEKMTVRTAEVFLSYADWDEANKEINSQHFERAARYKQNAAEMAESLPDFERRDIITMLEEATTFLDDLIAGNVVRRPTPDVDWANVSHDGDQLTFQGRPVFLTDWTWKPEMDELNEYHGAQDGFFLMHPYVINRSGEILPRIARELDTKPSGRLGFIFLNHKNAPQWAARDYGSGFVMRQDTYTAYDIDHPGAREMNRLLLSGTIPKMAGKKYTELGYMLCNEPHFFTTEGVWATGPVSNYTMDKFRRWLEEKHRTIERLNGLWETHFANFAEVTLAMPIAAQRQGTPPWYDWVSFNRDRVTDWYAFLKGEIRKHDPAAKVHLKIIPNLWTDNARNHGIDFESLTRMSEIIGNDAGASYSPMWGEADWQDHYAFEWREMSMGHDFQKSVSPRKIMYNTESHFLSTVRSRDLHMDPAYARATFWLAHTQGLTVSQNWFWARREDGSIRKGLVKGYAGSNNQQPRVVNEVHSTLMDLNAHAEEIMAMQRQARPIRIFYSEASATNKAKHMDDVFELYESLFFEGVPLGFVTQDILTRQSHEDWDTLLVHQTPFVTRQDFASIQDYVAGGGHVILDDVSLSKDEYGRDLPKLADLPNIRRVKSLDEMKTAALRFLKLKGHAPAVIVKEQSDGERKGCTWKCVENRAGNPVLSIVNVGKHRATLTLTLRNGNAGTRCQDLLTGKSVSSNPTLRPYEVLFVELTPFPSQPSTP encoded by the coding sequence TTGACGCCCCCTCACGTCGACGGAAGCCGAGAGCAGGCAACACGGACCCAGACGGCTCGAAAGAAACTTGAAAGCCTCTCGGCATTGATCCATCGTGCAGACCATGCCGGTCTTGATACGTTAAAGGAGAAGATGACCGTGCGAACGGCTGAGGTCTTTCTCAGCTATGCGGATTGGGATGAAGCGAACAAAGAGATCAACTCCCAGCATTTTGAAAGAGCGGCAAGATACAAGCAAAACGCTGCGGAAATGGCGGAATCCTTGCCGGACTTTGAACGTCGAGACATTATCACGATGTTGGAGGAAGCGACAACCTTCCTCGACGATCTGATTGCCGGCAACGTCGTCCGCAGGCCTACGCCGGATGTGGATTGGGCGAACGTCTCTCATGATGGTGATCAATTAACGTTTCAAGGCCGTCCGGTGTTCCTAACCGACTGGACTTGGAAGCCTGAGATGGACGAATTGAACGAGTACCATGGTGCCCAAGACGGGTTCTTTTTGATGCATCCCTACGTCATCAACCGAAGCGGAGAAATTCTACCGAGGATTGCCCGTGAACTGGATACAAAACCGAGCGGACGACTCGGATTCATCTTCTTGAACCACAAGAACGCTCCGCAATGGGCAGCCCGCGACTATGGCAGTGGGTTTGTGATGCGTCAGGACACTTACACCGCCTATGACATTGATCACCCAGGTGCTCGAGAAATGAATCGTCTGTTGTTGTCGGGGACCATTCCCAAGATGGCGGGAAAAAAGTACACCGAACTGGGATACATGCTTTGCAATGAACCCCATTTCTTTACCACCGAAGGTGTCTGGGCCACGGGGCCTGTTTCCAATTACACGATGGATAAATTTCGACGTTGGCTCGAAGAGAAACATCGTACCATCGAGCGTCTGAATGGACTTTGGGAGACTCACTTTGCAAACTTTGCCGAGGTCACCCTCGCCATGCCGATTGCAGCACAGCGTCAGGGAACCCCACCGTGGTATGACTGGGTTTCCTTTAATCGCGATCGCGTTACAGATTGGTATGCCTTTTTGAAGGGAGAAATCCGTAAGCACGACCCGGCGGCGAAGGTCCACTTAAAGATCATTCCTAACCTTTGGACGGACAATGCAAGGAACCACGGTATCGATTTTGAATCGCTCACACGGATGAGTGAAATCATCGGCAACGACGCGGGTGCGTCCTACAGTCCGATGTGGGGAGAGGCGGATTGGCAAGATCACTATGCGTTTGAGTGGCGTGAGATGTCGATGGGGCACGATTTCCAAAAATCGGTCAGTCCCAGGAAAATCATGTACAACACCGAATCTCATTTTCTTTCCACCGTTCGCTCTCGCGATCTGCACATGGATCCGGCTTACGCGCGTGCGACCTTTTGGTTGGCGCATACCCAAGGGCTGACGGTTAGCCAGAACTGGTTCTGGGCCAGAAGAGAAGACGGTTCGATTCGAAAAGGGCTTGTGAAGGGATACGCCGGATCGAACAATCAGCAACCGCGTGTCGTCAACGAAGTCCACTCGACCCTCATGGACCTCAACGCTCACGCCGAGGAAATCATGGCGATGCAACGGCAAGCAAGGCCGATCCGCATCTTTTACAGTGAGGCATCTGCGACCAATAAAGCGAAGCACATGGACGACGTCTTCGAGTTATATGAATCCTTGTTCTTCGAAGGCGTGCCCTTGGGATTTGTCACCCAAGACATTCTCACTCGCCAGAGTCATGAGGATTGGGATACGCTACTGGTTCATCAAACGCCTTTCGTGACACGCCAGGATTTTGCGTCGATTCAAGACTATGTTGCCGGCGGCGGCCACGTGATCCTCGACGACGTGAGTCTGAGCAAGGACGAGTACGGTCGTGATTTGCCAAAATTGGCGGATTTGCCAAACATTCGTCGAGTGAAATCACTCGACGAAATGAAGACCGCAGCCTTGCGTTTTCTGAAACTAAAAGGACATGCACCGGCAGTAATCGTGAAGGAACAGAGCGATGGAGAAAGAAAGGGCTGCACTTGGAAGTGCGTGGAAAACCGCGCTGGCAATCCGGTGCTGTCGATCGTTAACGTTGGCAAGCATCGGGCAACACTGACATTGACGCTGCGCAACGGCAATGCGGGAACTCGTTGTCAGGACCTGTTAACCGGGAAGAGCGTCTCGAGCAATCCAACACTCCGTCCCTACGAGGTGCTGTTTGTTGAGTTGACCCCTTTCCCTTCTCAACCCTCGACGCCGTAA
- a CDS encoding DUF5060 domain-containing protein, with protein sequence MIGLGICFVGVMLLVANPAEVTGANPENQAGVTLSGELQQWHKVTLTIDGPEASEGGTPNPFLDYRMQVTFHHSATGLTYNVPGYFAADGDAANTSATAGNKWRVHLAPDHAGEWTYDVSFRQGPSVAISDAPDAGTPVDSVDGLKGTFSIAASDKTGRDFRAKGRLNYVGKHHLQFAGTGEFFLKAGADAPENFLAYVDFDGDFKTDGQKDNLIKDWGPHVQDWKPGDPTWQTTRGKGMIGAINYLASQGLNSFSFLTLNIIGDDRNVFPYTTYDERERIDCSRMDQWETVFAHGTNLGMYLHFKTQEAENVNLLDDGQMGPQRKLYYRELIARFAHHLALNWNLGEEVGLGHEVSTKKKKDWAKYLWTHDPYQHHIVIHNGNNHFDLLGVESELTGFSLQTNRPDFSNVHGSTLNYLRRSVEAGKPWVVACDEPGDAQHSLITDAEDPTHDNARKNALWGNLMAGGAGVEWYFGYKHPHSDLTCQDYRVREKMWEQCRIALAFFANQKIPFWNMTNADNLLGSKNAYCLCDPGKLYLVYRKQAEQTTLDLSAATGLFEVLWFNPRTGGALQQGSTQVVSAGGKAMIGDPPNDSDQDWLAVVRPGDPKRDYPPGVSAGPDVTIMLPRSGNTVTVALAGKVSDDGKPGSALTSKWTKSRGPGNADFEDATSQNTKVTLSGAGEYRLTLTASDGKQNAESSLNVIVEPFEAKVTRTLYAMDDAFLEGTSAFSNQYLKVEGKRRTTLIKFDVQGLPPNILDARLRLTGSSDGGGGTLRVFRGSHSDWTGSALTKASAPTASELIAKQSVNVGPGDVISIPVLPMINGDGTYTFVVTLDEGGDDIWFVATGSGAGPELQITFEDADGRYDAFGQPAEEDASVLSAVTDFEYTYDQAQAKKVHKQNGGIVVVEAEAFDAADHNDHRKWYLTTADETPNIKPDPDPNHAETASGGAYLEILPDTRVTHGDPLVNGVSFSNVPGQCSVLYYPVIIDTPGRYYVWVRMCCTGSEDNGLHVGIDGVWPESGARLQFTGQHGQWQWDSRQRTESAHSGVLGQIWLDIDEPGLHTIMFSMREDGFEFDKFMLTQEQKPMESKSLDSGPQASPTRSLER encoded by the coding sequence ATGATCGGATTGGGAATCTGTTTCGTTGGAGTTATGTTGCTTGTCGCGAACCCAGCGGAAGTAACCGGTGCGAACCCGGAGAATCAAGCAGGGGTCACCCTTTCAGGTGAACTTCAGCAGTGGCATAAGGTGACGCTCACGATCGACGGGCCTGAAGCGTCCGAAGGCGGGACTCCGAATCCGTTTCTCGACTATCGAATGCAGGTCACGTTCCATCACTCTGCGACCGGATTGACGTACAACGTACCCGGCTACTTTGCAGCGGACGGTGACGCGGCGAATACTTCGGCCACCGCGGGGAACAAGTGGCGAGTCCACCTTGCCCCCGATCATGCGGGCGAGTGGACCTACGACGTTTCCTTCCGACAAGGACCGAGTGTTGCGATTTCGGATGCCCCCGATGCGGGAACGCCCGTCGATTCCGTTGATGGCTTGAAGGGTACCTTTTCCATAGCAGCGTCAGACAAGACTGGACGGGACTTCCGAGCCAAGGGCCGGCTGAATTATGTTGGCAAACATCACCTGCAATTTGCGGGGACCGGCGAGTTCTTTCTCAAGGCCGGCGCGGACGCGCCCGAGAATTTCCTCGCTTACGTCGACTTTGATGGCGACTTTAAGACCGATGGCCAAAAGGACAACCTCATCAAGGATTGGGGACCCCACGTCCAAGATTGGAAACCCGGCGATCCGACGTGGCAGACGACGCGAGGAAAGGGCATGATCGGGGCAATCAACTATCTTGCATCGCAAGGGCTGAACTCCTTTTCTTTTCTGACGCTTAACATCATTGGTGATGATCGCAACGTCTTTCCTTACACCACTTATGACGAGCGTGAACGAATCGATTGTTCCCGCATGGATCAATGGGAAACGGTCTTTGCCCACGGAACCAACCTTGGCATGTACCTGCATTTCAAAACGCAGGAGGCTGAAAACGTGAACCTGCTCGACGATGGCCAGATGGGCCCACAGCGAAAACTCTATTATCGCGAATTGATTGCACGCTTCGCTCACCACCTGGCGCTCAACTGGAACCTCGGCGAAGAGGTTGGCTTGGGGCACGAGGTTAGCACGAAAAAGAAGAAGGACTGGGCCAAGTACCTCTGGACGCACGATCCGTATCAACATCACATCGTGATCCACAACGGAAACAACCACTTCGACCTGCTCGGTGTTGAATCCGAACTGACGGGATTCTCGTTGCAGACGAACAGGCCCGACTTTTCTAACGTGCATGGCAGCACCCTCAATTACCTCCGACGCTCCGTCGAAGCGGGCAAGCCTTGGGTCGTAGCATGCGATGAGCCCGGCGATGCCCAACATTCATTGATCACCGACGCCGAAGACCCGACGCATGACAATGCACGCAAAAATGCCCTGTGGGGAAATCTTATGGCTGGCGGTGCAGGTGTTGAGTGGTACTTCGGATACAAACACCCGCATAGTGACCTGACCTGCCAAGACTATCGTGTGCGAGAAAAGATGTGGGAGCAATGCCGTATTGCCCTTGCATTCTTTGCAAATCAAAAGATCCCGTTCTGGAACATGACGAACGCAGACAACTTACTCGGCAGCAAGAATGCCTACTGTCTATGCGATCCTGGGAAGTTGTATCTGGTCTATCGAAAACAGGCCGAACAAACAACGCTTGATCTTTCCGCTGCAACCGGATTGTTCGAAGTCCTGTGGTTCAACCCGCGCACAGGGGGGGCTCTCCAACAAGGCTCAACGCAGGTGGTCAGCGCTGGCGGGAAGGCCATGATCGGCGATCCACCAAACGACTCGGATCAAGACTGGTTGGCCGTTGTGCGGCCTGGCGATCCCAAACGAGACTATCCACCCGGCGTCAGTGCGGGTCCGGACGTGACGATCATGCTGCCTCGGTCTGGCAACACGGTAACCGTGGCACTTGCCGGAAAGGTGAGCGATGATGGAAAACCCGGCAGCGCGCTGACCTCGAAGTGGACCAAGAGCCGTGGTCCCGGCAACGCCGACTTTGAGGACGCAACGTCTCAAAACACGAAGGTCACGTTAAGCGGTGCCGGCGAGTATCGATTGACGCTGACGGCAAGTGATGGCAAGCAAAACGCTGAATCCTCGCTGAACGTGATCGTCGAGCCCTTCGAGGCCAAAGTGACGCGGACCTTGTATGCGATGGACGACGCATTTCTGGAAGGCACCAGTGCCTTTAGCAATCAATACCTCAAAGTCGAAGGCAAGCGGCGGACCACGCTGATCAAGTTCGACGTTCAAGGTCTTCCGCCAAACATTTTGGACGCTCGTCTGCGGTTGACAGGAAGCAGCGATGGGGGAGGCGGAACGCTTCGGGTCTTTCGTGGATCTCATTCTGACTGGACTGGATCGGCGCTTACCAAAGCGTCGGCCCCGACTGCGAGTGAGCTTATCGCGAAGCAGTCCGTGAACGTGGGGCCTGGTGATGTGATTTCGATTCCCGTCTTGCCGATGATCAACGGGGATGGCACGTATACGTTCGTCGTGACGCTCGATGAAGGAGGCGATGACATCTGGTTTGTCGCGACCGGAAGCGGAGCCGGCCCCGAGCTTCAGATCACTTTTGAAGATGCCGATGGACGCTATGATGCGTTCGGCCAGCCTGCGGAGGAAGACGCCTCGGTGCTGTCGGCCGTGACCGATTTCGAGTACACCTACGACCAGGCTCAAGCAAAGAAAGTGCACAAACAGAATGGTGGCATTGTCGTCGTCGAAGCAGAAGCTTTTGATGCGGCGGATCACAACGATCATCGTAAATGGTACCTGACAACAGCCGATGAAACGCCGAACATCAAGCCGGATCCCGATCCGAATCATGCCGAGACTGCCAGCGGCGGTGCCTATCTCGAAATCTTGCCCGATACTCGAGTCACACACGGCGACCCGTTAGTCAACGGTGTAAGCTTCTCCAATGTACCTGGCCAATGCAGCGTGCTTTACTATCCCGTCATCATCGACACCCCGGGCCGCTACTATGTTTGGGTGCGGATGTGTTGCACCGGATCCGAAGACAACGGATTACACGTCGGCATCGACGGCGTTTGGCCCGAGTCCGGTGCCCGGTTGCAGTTCACTGGCCAGCACGGCCAGTGGCAGTGGGACTCGCGGCAACGAACGGAAAGTGCTCATAGTGGCGTTTTGGGACAAATCTGGCTCGACATTGACGAGCCCGGTCTGCACACGATCATGTTTTCAATGCGTGAAGATGGTTTCGAATTTGACAAGTTCATGCTCACACAAGAGCAAAAGCCGATGGAGAGCAAATCGCTCGATAGCGGACCGCAAGCTAGCCCAACGCGTTCGTTGGAGCGTTAG
- a CDS encoding glycoside hydrolase family 117 protein — MNSRLIFVAVAMLAWTSLGSSQQLRVFPYGMVPETKPDMPLSQAMNRVYEGTYAGRDCARNELFTNFKYTPLEGFDYHGHDGTVSRRDSTKVIRAGGKYYVWYTHRETPTPPNYDGGANETIPSRDWDLAEIWYATSEDGFVWQEQGVAVERMEKPHAGWRSVSTPDILVWKGKYYLYYQAYLDMPGSRTSSATNGDDCPVSVSVADTPDGPWTPSNKIVVENGPPGSWDQYVIHDPYPLVFNGKIYLYYKGEMGGSPAVRAQGLAIAEHPLGPFKKHPLNPVINSGHETCLFPFKTGLAALVSRHGLEHNTIQYSPDGVNFEIAAITGLMPIAPGAHVPDAFTGTKDGRGITWGLCHFRNLKRDEGKSHSMLARFDCDLSLDVHDIEMKESDIFNDPEINFKFGLSEQQRSRIEAAANKLD, encoded by the coding sequence ATGAATTCTCGTTTAATTTTCGTTGCTGTTGCAATGCTCGCTTGGACATCGCTAGGGAGCTCACAGCAGCTCCGGGTGTTTCCGTATGGGATGGTTCCGGAAACGAAACCCGACATGCCGCTGAGTCAGGCAATGAATCGAGTCTATGAGGGAACTTATGCAGGACGAGACTGTGCCCGCAACGAGTTGTTCACGAACTTCAAATACACGCCACTGGAGGGTTTTGATTATCACGGCCACGACGGCACGGTTTCACGTCGTGATTCAACGAAGGTCATTCGGGCAGGCGGAAAGTACTACGTTTGGTACACGCATCGCGAAACGCCGACGCCGCCCAACTACGACGGAGGAGCGAACGAAACGATCCCATCACGCGACTGGGACTTGGCCGAGATTTGGTATGCGACGAGTGAAGACGGGTTTGTGTGGCAGGAACAAGGTGTCGCCGTCGAGCGAATGGAAAAACCGCATGCCGGTTGGCGATCGGTTTCCACGCCCGACATTTTGGTCTGGAAAGGCAAGTACTACCTCTACTATCAAGCCTACCTGGACATGCCCGGCAGCCGAACCTCGAGTGCAACCAACGGTGACGATTGTCCGGTCTCGGTCTCGGTCGCAGACACACCGGATGGCCCCTGGACTCCATCCAATAAGATCGTGGTCGAAAATGGACCGCCCGGATCGTGGGATCAGTACGTCATTCATGATCCCTACCCGCTGGTCTTCAACGGCAAAATCTATCTCTACTACAAAGGTGAAATGGGAGGCAGCCCTGCTGTTCGGGCGCAAGGTTTGGCGATCGCCGAGCACCCGTTGGGCCCCTTCAAGAAACACCCGCTGAATCCAGTCATCAATTCCGGCCACGAAACTTGCCTGTTTCCGTTCAAAACCGGTTTAGCAGCACTCGTGAGTCGACATGGGTTGGAGCACAACACGATTCAGTATTCACCCGATGGTGTGAACTTCGAGATCGCGGCCATCACGGGGCTGATGCCAATTGCGCCGGGCGCGCATGTCCCGGATGCTTTTACAGGAACCAAGGACGGACGCGGTATCACATGGGGACTCTGTCACTTTCGTAACCTCAAGCGAGACGAAGGCAAGAGCCACAGCATGTTGGCACGATTCGATTGTGACCTCAGCCTCGATGTTCATGACATCGAGATGAAGGAAAGCGATATTTTCAATGACCCGGAAATCAACTTCAAATTTGGCCTGAGCGAACAGCAGCGAAGCAGGATCGAAGCAGCCGCCAACAAGCTTGACTAG
- a CDS encoding type II toxin-antitoxin system RelE/ParE family toxin: MDIRWTEKASADAIGIFDYIADQSPAYAESVYERILERPEQLTVHPMSGSVVPELGRDDIRELFVHSFRLIYRIAEDEIRVLTVIHGSRKLVPGMVGEAEQ; the protein is encoded by the coding sequence ATGGACATTCGATGGACTGAAAAGGCTTCTGCGGATGCAATTGGTATCTTCGATTACATTGCGGATCAGTCTCCCGCCTATGCGGAGTCAGTTTACGAACGCATTCTTGAACGCCCTGAGCAACTCACCGTGCATCCCATGTCAGGATCCGTCGTGCCCGAACTGGGACGTGACGATATTCGTGAGCTTTTCGTCCATTCGTTTCGATTGATTTATCGAATCGCGGAAGACGAGATTCGTGTTCTTACTGTAATCCATGGCAGCCGAAAATTGGTTCCCGGGATGGTTGGAGAGGCAGAACAATGA